Within the Halomonas sp. HL-93 genome, the region TGGAAGGTATTAAGCATGGCGTTCGCAAGGTCAATGTTGATACTGACTTGCGCTTAGCCTCTACAGGGGCAGTACGCCGCTTTTTGGCTGAGAATCCGTCTGAATTCGACCCACGTAAATTCCTCAAAGAGACGGTATCTGCCATGCGTGATTTGTGTATTGCGCGTTATGAGGCCTTTGGCACGGCAGGTAATGCCAGCAAGATCAAACCGATCAGCCTAGAAGCCATGTTCCAGCGCTACGAACGTGGCGAGCTTGCGCCTAAAGTGAAATAAACCTCAAACAAATATCGATATTAGATATATAAATCGCAAAAAAGACGGCCACTCGGCCGTCTTTTTTATTGCTTAATCTTCATCATCGGTACTTTTTTCGCTTTCGCCTTCTTCAATTGCATCTTCTGCACTGCCTGTACCACCCGTACCACCCTCAGTGTCTTCCTCCTCCTCTTCTTCCTCTTGCTTTTCCTCACCATTGCTGTCGGATTCAGAGGTGTCGCTGCTGCGGTTTTCCTCATCCCGCTTCACTGAACCTGCTTTAATACCATACTCTTCCTCAAGCGCTTCATCGTCGAGAGGCTCGTGCTCATCAGCACTTGCCACTCCTGCGGCTGACAGCAGCGCCATAGCAAATACGAATGGCATGATCCAAGGGGTTAATCGCATCGTCAGGGTCTCCTTATTATGGTAGTTACAGCTTAGCACGTCATCGCAAATCTAATTGAAGAGGCAATCAACGAAGCTCAATCAACGGCCCAAACCGTCATAGGGGTTATGTGTTTTGATCAATCTGAAGCTGCCCAACGTAGCAGGCAAGCAAAAAATTACAGAACACTGTTCACAAAAGCGCTACAATCTCTTTCAATAGCCTGATGATTTGTTCGTTCTGTTATTGCAGTTGCTAAGTCACTGCTAGGAAATTCCATGCCGCTCCCTCTGTTATTATTTGATTGCGATGGCACTTTGGTCGATAGCGAACCCCTACTTGCCGAAGAAATGTCGACGGGACTTAATAGCGTAGGGCTACCCTTCGTGCCATCTGATTATTTGGGTGAATTTCGGGGCTCACGCTTTCGCAATATCGTGGCTCAGCTACAGGCGCGCCATGGCGACGTCAGCAACGAGCAATTGAACAGCATGGAAACCACCATGCGCGCTAACCTTGCTAAGCGATTAGCACAGGAACTCACTACCATTCCCGGTGCCAAAGAAGCCCTTCAGCAACTATCCGCTTACCCCAGTGCTGTGGTGTCCAACGGTCCTGAAGAGAAAATTCGTACCGCACTTAAGGCAACGGGGCTCGACAGCTATTTCGCAGAGCGACTTTTTAGTGGCTATACCGCTCATTGTTGGAAACCGGAGCCCTGTTTGCACCTCCATGCTGCGAGTATCATGGGATATAGTGCTGCCCACTGTATTGCTATCGATGATGCGCTGGTAGGCGTACGCGCTGCCCTTGAAGCGGGAATGAAGGTGATTCATTTAAATCGTTTTCCAGATGCGGAGACCACGCCGGAGAACGCCATTATGATTAGCAATATGTTCCAGCTACCTGCCGTAATCAGGCAGTTAAGCCAGGAAGTGAGTCCGGCGGCCGAGCCTTATTACTCTGAAGGGAAATAATGCGATGTCTTCATTACGCGACCAGCTTGGTGGACTGGTATATTCCACCGAAAAGGGCAATACCTGCCCAGCTTGCCGTGAACCTTTGGAATTTTGCCGCTGTGACGCCGATAGTGAACAAGCGCGTATTGCCGCGCTGGACGGCGTCGTCCGTATTCGACGTGAAACCAGTGGTCGTAAAGGGAAAGGTGTAACCACGGTCAGCGGCATTCCCCTGGCAACAGCGGACCTTAAAACTCTCGCCAAAGATCTAAAAAAACGCTGCGGCACAGGTGGCGCAGTTAAAGACGGCATCATTGAAATTCAAGGTGATCACCGTGATAGCCTAAAACAGGAATTAACCGCACGCGGCTATCAAGTCAAATTGGCTGGTGGCTAATCCATACGTCTCAGGACCGTTATTGTGCAGTCACGCCGCACTAGGGCATTGAAATGATCTGGCTAGAATATTTGCTCCCGCTGATTTTTCTCTTTCCCATGGCGGCAATGGGCGGCATCGTTCTAGCACTACGTAGCCTTCACGATGCCCGCGTTCAATCCCCCTTCGATACGCCGCTGCGCGAGCCAGGACGGGCATTGCGCCATCGACTGGATCAAGCATTCTCAAGCTTATTTCTGAATGGCGCATTAGGCCCATTGATTAGCCTCGCTCCACTCGTCTATGGCATGGGACGAATGCTGTTTGTTGATAAGCAAGACTGGGTTGAATGGGCTCTATATGGTTTGCTTAGCACGCTGTTAGTATTAGCTTTTTCGCTACTGTTGGTGCGTGACTACCAACGCATTCGGCGATTGAAGCTGGGCTTAGCCTGCGAGCTCGCCGTTGGCCAAGAGCTTGAACGGCTTATCCGTCCCGATGCCCATCCTTATTATGTGTTTCACGACGTGCCAACGGATAGTTTTACAATTGACCATGTAGTAGTCACACCTCATGGTGTTTTCGTGGTCGAAACTCGTGCACGCACCGTTCCCATCAGCAGTGATGGACGTGAACTTAATACCGTTGCAGTCGAACGTGAGCGGCTTCGCTTCCCCTATTGGCAAGAGCGCCGTCCACTGCATAAAACGCGGCAAGGGGTTAATTGGCTTAGTCAATGGCTAGAACAGCGCTGTGGAGTCCCGGTGCCTGTTCAAGGTGTGTTGGTGTTACCTGGCTGGGATATCAACAACGATGAAGCAGCGCCTGACATCCTGGTAGCGAGGGGGGATGTATTGTCGAAGCAGCTAACCGAACTGACACCTGGCAAGCTCAGCGACCCCATTCACGATAAAATCATCAACACTTTGTTAGAACGCGCCAAGCTCATGGAATTAAAGCACCTTCGTCAGCCGTCTGTTTAACAATGCCTAATCGCCTCGCAAACGTCCCCCCATTTCTTGGGCGAGATCAACGGCGTAATGGTCAGTCATACCGCCGATAAAGTCGAGCATGCGACGGTAGCTCTCGTAAAGCGGCCAAGAGGCCAGCGGTGTATTCTCACCGATGAGGGCAAGTACCCGCTGATGTTTGAAAGAGCTATGGCCAGTATGATGCAGCTCATGCGCCGCGCCAATAAAAGCTTCAAGCAAAATACCTAACGTCGTATAAGCTCCGATTTCCAGCTTGGCTTTACGTTCATTTTGAAAAATCCGCTCGCGGGCTAACTGTTTTGCGGCTCTCACTCCCCAGCCTAAATCCGGGTGGCATAGCTCGAGTAAATCATCGCTGAGCGTTCCATTTAGCAGTGCCTCTTCATGCTGCACAAACACTGCCCCTACATCGTTGACCGCACGCTCCATCGCCGCGCCGCGCAACAATGCAATTCGACGACGCTGTGACACGTTACGGGCTTGCATATCAGCGTACTCAGGCGGAAATTCACCGGCGATCTGGCGTAGCACCTCAACCACTTCTTCATAGCGAAGAATCCCCATCTCCAAACCATCTTCCAGGTCCAGCAATGCGTAACAAATATCATCTGCTGCTTCGACGAGCCAAGCTAACGGATGACGACACCAGCGCTGCTCGCCCTGGGGTAGCAGGCCCACTGCTTCAGCTACCTCTTTCAACAGCACCTGTTCGGACTGATAAGCCCCAAACTTACCTGCCCGACCGCTATAGCGTACTGTCCAGGGGTATTTTAGCAGCGTGCCCAGCGTGGCCGCAGAGAGCCTCATACCACCATTGAATTGGTTATATTCAATTTGGGTAATCACTCGAAAGCCCTGAGCATTACCTTCGTAGGTCAGTAGATCTTCACGTTCAGCGTCGGATAGACCATCTAATAGCCCGCTTCCTTGTGCTCGATGGAACCAGTCACGAATGGCGTACTCACCGGCATGTCCAAAAGGCGGGTTACCGATATCATGCCCCAAGCATGCCGTTTGAACGATCACCCCTAGGTCAGCCGGTGTGATCCACTGTGGCAATCG harbors:
- a CDS encoding HAD-IA family hydrolase, which gives rise to MPLPLLLFDCDGTLVDSEPLLAEEMSTGLNSVGLPFVPSDYLGEFRGSRFRNIVAQLQARHGDVSNEQLNSMETTMRANLAKRLAQELTTIPGAKEALQQLSAYPSAVVSNGPEEKIRTALKATGLDSYFAERLFSGYTAHCWKPEPCLHLHAASIMGYSAAHCIAIDDALVGVRAALEAGMKVIHLNRFPDAETTPENAIMISNMFQLPAVIRQLSQEVSPAAEPYYSEGK
- a CDS encoding translation initiation factor Sui1; its protein translation is MSSLRDQLGGLVYSTEKGNTCPACREPLEFCRCDADSEQARIAALDGVVRIRRETSGRKGKGVTTVSGIPLATADLKTLAKDLKKRCGTGGAVKDGIIEIQGDHRDSLKQELTARGYQVKLAGG
- a CDS encoding nuclease-related domain-containing protein; the encoded protein is MIWLEYLLPLIFLFPMAAMGGIVLALRSLHDARVQSPFDTPLREPGRALRHRLDQAFSSLFLNGALGPLISLAPLVYGMGRMLFVDKQDWVEWALYGLLSTLLVLAFSLLLVRDYQRIRRLKLGLACELAVGQELERLIRPDAHPYYVFHDVPTDSFTIDHVVVTPHGVFVVETRARTVPISSDGRELNTVAVERERLRFPYWQERRPLHKTRQGVNWLSQWLEQRCGVPVPVQGVLVLPGWDINNDEAAPDILVARGDVLSKQLTELTPGKLSDPIHDKIINTLLERAKLMELKHLRQPSV
- a CDS encoding deoxyguanosinetriphosphate triphosphohydrolase gives rise to the protein MTHMRWEQLLSPKRLHDQRSSSTREIGRSPFHKDHDRIVFSGSFRRLGRKTQVHPLTENDHIHTRLTHSLEVGCVGRSLGMIVGELLRDRLPQWITPADLGVIVQTACLGHDIGNPPFGHAGEYAIRDWFHRAQGSGLLDGLSDAEREDLLTYEGNAQGFRVITQIEYNQFNGGMRLSAATLGTLLKYPWTVRYSGRAGKFGAYQSEQVLLKEVAEAVGLLPQGEQRWCRHPLAWLVEAADDICYALLDLEDGLEMGILRYEEVVEVLRQIAGEFPPEYADMQARNVSQRRRIALLRGAAMERAVNDVGAVFVQHEEALLNGTLSDDLLELCHPDLGWGVRAAKQLARERIFQNERKAKLEIGAYTTLGILLEAFIGAAHELHHTGHSSFKHQRVLALIGENTPLASWPLYESYRRMLDFIGGMTDHYAVDLAQEMGGRLRGD